The genomic interval TGGCGAGGAATATCTCCTCCAATGTCGGCTGTTTTTCCACATACTCCACCTTTGTGGGCGGGAACAGCTTTTTCAGCTCCGCGAGCGTGTCGTTAACGATAATCCTGCCCTCATGCAGAATGGCAATTCGGTTTGCAAGCTGTTCTGCTTCCTCCAGATACTGTGTGGTCAAGAATACCGTCGTGCCGCCGTCGGCAAGCTCCTTAACAATCTTCCAGACCTCAATGCGTCCTTCAGGATCAAGCCCGGCGGTCGGCTCGTCGAGGAAAATAAGCTGCGGTTTTCCGATCAGGCTCATGGCGATGTCGAGTCTGCGGCGCATGCCGCCCGAATAGGTGGAAACCCTGCGGTCGGCGGCCTCGGTCAGGCCGAAGCGGTTCAGTAAATCATCCGCCACCTGATGCGGATTTTTGAGGTGCCGCAGCTTGGCGATCATGATGAGATTTTCCCGTCCGGTCAAGATCTCGTCTACAGCAGCGAATTGCCCGGTCAGACTGATCGACTGCCGCACATGGCCGGGCTTTGCCGCAACGTCAAAGCCGTTGACGGCGGCAGTTCCGCTATCCTGTTTGAGCAGCGTGGTGAGAATTTTGACAATCGTCGTCTTGCCCGCTCCGTTGGAGCCGAGCAGGGCGAAAATACTGCCTTTTTCCACCTCAAAATCCACTCCCCTCAGGACACGAATCTGTTTGTAGGACTTTTGCAGCCCTTTCACCTTGATTGCTTGATTTTTCATTCAGAATCGTTCCCCCTTCCGAATTTGTTCATCATGTCGCGGTTTATTTTTTTGCGCAAGTTATCGGTCCACTTTTTCGTGTCGCGCAGAAGCTCGTCGCAGAACCCGACAACATCTTCGCCCGTTACATCGAGAACGTGCTTGCCGTCCGCCGCGCTGGCTTCAAACAACTCTATCAATTCGCGCTGAGTTTTCAACATTTCAGAGCCGTCTCCTCCCGCGAAACTCCACATGTATCCATGGATTTTTTCAAATACAAACCGATAGTCTTTAGGCAGAGCTTCTACCCTTGCCATTTGCTCCCTATACTCTTTTTTATCCCCGATCATTTTTTTGATAAGCTCCAGCATCGTTATTGGCCCTCCTTGTTAATTTTCCCATAACCTCTTTGTTTATTTTTTCTCGCAGTGTTTCAGTATTGGCAACCGACGCGCTCATAAGCTCATCACTAAACTTGCCAACGTCACTGCCTATGACATCAATAACCTGTCTGCCCTCTGCCGCGCTCGCTTCAAATAAATCCACCAAGTTCGTAAACATCGTCAGGTCTGTAAATATCGTTATGTCATCGTCAGGGGAGCCCACGCTAAACATATAATGTTGAATTTTACGAAAGGCAAACCGATAATCTTTCGGCAGGGCGTCAACCCTCTTCATCATTTGTTTATATGCCCGTTTATCTTCCAGGTCGCCTATTATCAATTTTATAATAGAATCAAGCATCGTTATTGTTCCTCCTTTAATTGGATGATTTTCGACGCGACAAATTCCCATTTGTTCCAGAACTTACGCAGTT from Syntrophomonadaceae bacterium carries:
- a CDS encoding ATP-binding cassette domain-containing protein; protein product: MKNQAIKVKGLQKSYKQIRVLRGVDFEVEKGSIFALLGSNGAGKTTIVKILTTLLKQDSGTAAVNGFDVAAKPGHVRQSISLTGQFAAVDEILTGRENLIMIAKLRHLKNPHQVADDLLNRFGLTEAADRRVSTYSGGMRRRLDIAMSLIGKPQLIFLDEPTAGLDPEGRIEVWKIVKELADGGTTVFLTTQYLEEAEQLANRIAILHEGRIIVNDTLAELKKLFPPTKVEYVEKQPTLEEIFLAIIGKKEEK
- a CDS encoding DUF1048 domain-containing protein, with product MLELIKKMIGDKKEYREQMARVEALPKDYRFVFEKIHGYMWSFAGGDGSEMLKTQRELIELFEASAADGKHVLDVTGEDVVGFCDELLRDTKKWTDNLRKKINRDMMNKFGRGNDSE
- a CDS encoding DUF1048 domain-containing protein, with the translated sequence MLDSIIKLIIGDLEDKRAYKQMMKRVDALPKDYRFAFRKIQHYMFSVGSPDDDITIFTDLTMFTNLVDLFEASAAEGRQVIDVIGSDVGKFSDELMSASVANTETLREKINKEVMGKLTRRANNDAGAYQKNDRG